From a region of the Thermus albus genome:
- the rpsG gene encoding 30S ribosomal protein S7, with translation MARRRRAEVRQLQPDLVYGDVVVSAFINKIMREGKKNLAARIFYEACRIIQEKTGQEPLKVFKQAVENVKPRMEVRSRRVGGANYQVPMEVSPRRQQSLALRWLVQAANARSERGAAVRIAHELMDAAEGKGGAIKKKEDVERMAEANRAYAHYRW, from the coding sequence ATGGCACGGAGAAGAAGAGCAGAGGTACGCCAACTCCAGCCCGACCTGGTCTACGGGGATGTGGTGGTGTCGGCCTTCATCAACAAGATCATGCGGGAGGGCAAGAAGAACCTGGCTGCCCGCATCTTCTACGAGGCCTGCCGCATCATCCAGGAAAAGACCGGGCAGGAGCCTTTGAAGGTCTTTAAGCAGGCGGTGGAGAACGTGAAGCCAAGGATGGAGGTCCGTTCCCGCCGCGTGGGTGGGGCCAACTACCAGGTGCCCATGGAGGTCTCCCCCAGAAGGCAGCAGTCCTTGGCCCTACGCTGGCTGGTCCAGGCGGCCAATGCGCGTTCCGAGCGGGGGGCTGCCGTGCGCATCGCCCATGAGCTCATGGACGCAGCCGAGGGCAAGGGCGGAGCGATAAAGAAGAAAGAGGACGTGGAGCGCATGGCCGAGGCCAACCGCGCCTACGCCCACTACCGGTGGTAA
- the ald gene encoding alanine dehydrogenase, producing the protein MVIGVPKEIKTLENRVAMTPGGVESLVKRGHTVLVERGAGLGSGLSDAEYERAGAELVSREEAWGAEMVVKVKEPLPEEYPFLRPGLILFTYLHLAADRTLTEAMLGSGVTGIAYETVQLPDGSLPLLVPMSEVAGRMAPQVGAQFLEKPHGGRGVLLGGVPGVAPASVVILGGGTVGTNAAKIALGMGAQVTILDVNHRRLQYLDDIFGGRVVTLTATEANIKKSIQHADLLIGAVLVPGAKAPKLVTRDMLPLMKEGSVIVDVAVDQGGCVETIRPTTHAEPTYVVEGVVHYGVANMPGAVPRTSTFALTNQTLPYVLKLAEKGLEALLEDSALLKGLNTHKGLLTHPGVAEAFGLPYTSPEEALRR; encoded by the coding sequence ATGGTGATCGGCGTACCCAAGGAGATCAAGACCCTGGAAAACCGCGTGGCCATGACCCCAGGTGGGGTGGAAAGCCTGGTCAAGCGGGGGCATACCGTGCTGGTGGAACGGGGAGCAGGCCTAGGCTCCGGCCTATCCGATGCCGAGTACGAACGGGCCGGAGCCGAACTCGTAAGCCGGGAGGAAGCCTGGGGAGCGGAGATGGTGGTGAAGGTGAAGGAGCCCCTTCCCGAGGAGTACCCCTTTTTGCGCCCCGGGCTTATCCTCTTCACCTACCTCCACCTGGCCGCGGACCGTACCCTAACCGAGGCCATGTTGGGAAGCGGGGTCACGGGGATCGCCTACGAAACCGTGCAGCTTCCCGATGGTTCCTTGCCCCTCCTGGTACCCATGAGCGAGGTGGCGGGGCGCATGGCCCCTCAGGTGGGGGCCCAGTTCCTGGAGAAGCCCCATGGGGGCCGGGGGGTGCTCCTGGGCGGGGTGCCGGGAGTGGCCCCGGCCAGCGTGGTCATCCTGGGGGGTGGCACCGTGGGCACCAACGCCGCCAAGATCGCCTTGGGCATGGGGGCCCAGGTGACCATCCTGGACGTGAACCATAGGCGCCTGCAGTACCTGGACGATATCTTTGGGGGCCGGGTGGTCACCCTCACCGCCACGGAGGCCAACATCAAGAAGAGCATCCAGCACGCAGACCTTCTCATTGGGGCGGTTTTGGTGCCGGGGGCCAAGGCCCCCAAGCTGGTGACCCGGGACATGCTCCCCCTCATGAAGGAGGGCTCGGTGATCGTGGACGTGGCCGTGGACCAAGGGGGGTGCGTGGAGACCATCCGCCCCACCACCCATGCCGAACCCACCTATGTGGTGGAAGGGGTGGTGCACTACGGGGTGGCCAACATGCCGGGAGCGGTGCCCAGGACCAGCACCTTCGCCCTCACCAACCAGACCCTCCCCTACGTGCTGAAGCTGGCGGAAAAAGGCCTGGAAGCCCTCCTGGAGGATAGCGCCCTCCTTAAAGGATTGAACACCCATAAGGGGCTTCTCACCCACCCCGGTGTGGCCGAGGCCTTCGGCCTGCCCTATACGTCCCCCGAGGAGGCCCTAAGGAGGTAG
- the truB gene encoding tRNA pseudouridine(55) synthase TruB, which translates to MALYAVDKPLHLTSHDVVEEARRLLSTRRVGHTGTLDPLATGLLLLVSDEGTKLVPFLSGEEKEYIAWVSFGATTPTLDAEGPISEEAPVRFDRKDLESVLPSFLKLKEQVPPLYSAIKVGGKRAYEVAREGKPLELGPRPVKYLEVELLALDPGPIPHPIAPSAKGWRLAEKAGRKVELPKPLGPYPTAVIRLVVGPGTYVRAFARDLGERLKTKAFLSGLVRTRIGKVGLERAVKLSELSPEKAIPETDVLPFPVVELSHTEARRVLEGVPLPIPALGYVALVDSRRRLLAIAEGDGFKLKIRRVFVKEA; encoded by the coding sequence ATGGCCCTCTATGCGGTGGACAAGCCCCTCCACCTCACCTCCCATGACGTGGTGGAGGAGGCGAGGCGCCTTCTCTCTACCCGCCGGGTGGGGCATACCGGCACCCTGGATCCCTTGGCCACGGGCCTTCTCCTCCTGGTTTCCGACGAGGGCACCAAGTTGGTCCCCTTCCTCTCGGGGGAGGAGAAGGAGTACATCGCCTGGGTTTCCTTCGGGGCCACCACCCCCACCCTGGATGCGGAAGGTCCCATAAGCGAGGAGGCCCCGGTGCGCTTTGACCGCAAGGACCTGGAGAGCGTGCTCCCTTCGTTTTTGAAGCTGAAAGAGCAGGTGCCTCCCCTCTACTCCGCCATCAAGGTGGGGGGGAAAAGGGCCTACGAGGTGGCCCGGGAGGGAAAGCCCTTGGAGCTGGGCCCAAGGCCGGTAAAGTACCTGGAGGTGGAACTCCTGGCCTTGGACCCCGGGCCCATCCCCCATCCCATCGCCCCCTCGGCCAAGGGCTGGCGGCTTGCGGAAAAGGCCGGGCGCAAGGTGGAGCTTCCCAAGCCCTTGGGGCCCTACCCCACCGCGGTGATCCGCCTGGTGGTGGGCCCCGGCACCTACGTGCGGGCCTTTGCCCGGGACCTGGGGGAGAGGCTCAAGACCAAGGCCTTTCTCTCCGGGCTGGTGCGCACCCGCATCGGCAAGGTGGGGTTGGAGCGGGCGGTGAAGCTTTCCGAACTCTCCCCGGAAAAGGCCATCCCCGAAACCGATGTTCTGCCCTTTCCCGTGGTGGAGCTTTCCCACACCGAGGCCCGGCGCGTTTTGGAAGGGGTTCCTTTGCCCATCCCGGCTTTGGGCTATGTGGCCTTGGTGGATTCCCGGAGGAGGCTTCTGGCCATCGCTGAGGGCGACGGCTTCAAGCTCAAGATACGGCGTGTCTTTGTAAAGGAGGCCTAG
- a CDS encoding enoyl-CoA hydratase/isomerase family protein encodes MDLQDRYPSLALAWPRPGVLGITLKGEKLNALGPGAHRDLARIWRDLRELEEVRTVLLRGEGGVFSAGGSFALIEEMRASHRALLRVFWEARELVLGPLDFPRPVVAAVEGVAVGAGLALALASDVVVAGKGARLLDGHLRLGVAAGDHAVLLWPLLLGMAKAKYHLLLGEPLTGEEAERLGLVALAVEDDQVYEKALEVATRLAEGPKEALNFTKHALNNWFRTFLPHFEVSLALEFLGFQGEELEEGLRALKEKRKPQF; translated from the coding sequence ATGGACCTACAGGACCGCTACCCCAGCCTCGCCCTCGCCTGGCCCCGGCCCGGGGTGCTGGGGATCACCCTAAAGGGCGAGAAGTTGAACGCCTTGGGCCCAGGGGCCCACCGGGACCTGGCCCGGATCTGGCGGGACCTCCGGGAGCTGGAAGAGGTTAGGACCGTCCTCTTAAGGGGCGAGGGTGGGGTCTTCTCCGCCGGGGGCTCCTTCGCCCTGATTGAGGAGATGCGCGCCTCCCACCGGGCCCTCTTGCGGGTCTTTTGGGAGGCCCGGGAGCTGGTCCTAGGACCCCTGGACTTCCCCAGGCCCGTGGTGGCGGCCGTGGAAGGGGTGGCGGTGGGGGCGGGGCTGGCCTTGGCCCTAGCCAGCGACGTGGTGGTGGCGGGCAAGGGGGCCAGGCTTCTGGACGGCCACCTGCGGCTTGGGGTGGCCGCCGGGGACCATGCGGTCCTCCTTTGGCCCCTTCTTTTAGGCATGGCCAAGGCCAAGTACCACCTTCTCCTGGGCGAACCCCTCACCGGGGAGGAGGCGGAAAGGCTGGGCCTGGTGGCCCTGGCGGTGGAGGACGACCAGGTGTACGAGAAGGCCCTCGAGGTGGCCACCCGCCTGGCCGAAGGCCCCAAGGAGGCCCTGAACTTCACCAAGCACGCCCTAAACAACTGGTTCCGCACCTTCTTGCCCCACTTTGAGGTCTCCTTGGCCCTGGAGTTTTTGGGGTTCCAAGGGGAGGAGCTGGAGGAGGGGCTAAGGGCCCTAAAGGAGAAGAGGAAGCCCCAGTTTTAA
- the rpsL gene encoding 30S ribosomal protein S12 produces the protein MPTINQLVRKGREKVQKKSKVPALKGSPFRRGVCTVVRTVTPKKPNSALRKVAKVRLTSGYEVTAYIPGEGHNLQEHSVVLIRGGRVKDLPGVRYHIVRGVYDTQGVKDRKKSRSKYGTKKPKETKGAAPAKKK, from the coding sequence CTGCCGACGATCAACCAGCTGGTCAGAAAGGGCCGCGAGAAGGTCCAGAAGAAGAGCAAGGTTCCGGCCTTGAAGGGGTCGCCCTTCCGCCGGGGAGTGTGCACCGTGGTGCGCACCGTAACCCCCAAGAAGCCCAACTCCGCCTTGCGGAAGGTGGCCAAGGTGCGCCTGACCTCCGGGTACGAGGTTACCGCCTACATTCCTGGCGAGGGGCACAACCTGCAGGAGCACTCCGTGGTCCTCATCCGGGGTGGCCGTGTTAAGGACCTGCCGGGTGTGCGCTACCACATCGTGCGTGGGGTCTACGACACCCAAGGGGTGAAGGACCGCAAGAAGAGCCGCTCCAAGTACGGGACCAAGAAGCCCAAGGAGACCAAGGGCGCGGCTCCGGCCAAGAAGAAGTAG
- a CDS encoding ABC transporter permease, translated as MRFALFLALAHLKRRPLQTGLALLGVGVGVAVLLTALSLTNGFVSGLVRATLKAYPHLVLFSLSEELPPFPGRDHPGVEAYAPFAATKALLTRPAEGARGPGVDFATLVGLGQGGEALYPELGLRLEPGGIYLGSALQQSLGAFVGDRLYAMSATQERVELKVLGAFRTGNYLLDSAYAFVDLKTVERLSGIRAQGYQVRLKDPWRAKELGGELAGTRFFPQAWQDTQRTLLEQLSLQKRVLGILIFLIVAVAALGVANLLVLKVVEKTPEIALLRAMGASRLTVGLVFALEGVFLGVGGVLLGNLLGYLLSLYLALRPVDLPGELYFLTHLPVEMRLSDFLWVSGASLLATFLSALLPLFRALRVQPGVVLR; from the coding sequence GTGCGCTTTGCCCTCTTTCTGGCCCTAGCCCACCTCAAGCGAAGACCCTTGCAGACGGGACTCGCCCTTTTGGGGGTAGGGGTGGGGGTGGCGGTCCTCCTCACCGCCCTTTCCCTCACCAACGGCTTTGTGAGCGGCCTGGTGCGGGCCACCTTGAAGGCCTATCCCCATCTGGTCCTTTTCAGCTTGAGCGAGGAGCTACCTCCTTTTCCCGGGCGGGACCATCCCGGGGTGGAGGCCTACGCCCCCTTTGCTGCCACCAAGGCCCTTTTAACCCGCCCGGCGGAGGGCGCCAGGGGCCCGGGGGTGGACTTCGCCACCCTGGTGGGCCTGGGCCAAGGCGGGGAGGCCCTTTACCCGGAGCTGGGCCTAAGGCTGGAGCCCGGGGGCATCTATCTGGGCTCGGCCCTGCAGCAGTCTTTGGGGGCCTTTGTGGGGGATAGGCTTTACGCCATGTCCGCCACCCAGGAACGGGTGGAGCTTAAGGTCCTGGGGGCTTTCCGTACCGGTAACTATCTCCTGGATTCCGCCTATGCCTTTGTGGACCTAAAGACGGTGGAAAGGCTTTCCGGGATCAGGGCTCAAGGGTACCAGGTGCGCCTCAAGGACCCCTGGCGGGCCAAGGAGCTGGGTGGGGAACTGGCGGGTACCCGGTTCTTCCCCCAGGCCTGGCAGGACACCCAGCGCACCCTCTTGGAGCAACTCTCCTTGCAGAAGAGGGTTTTGGGCATCCTGATCTTCTTGATCGTGGCGGTGGCCGCCTTAGGGGTGGCTAACCTCTTGGTGCTCAAGGTGGTGGAAAAGACCCCGGAGATCGCCCTCCTTCGGGCCATGGGCGCCTCAAGGCTCACCGTGGGCTTGGTCTTTGCCCTCGAAGGGGTCTTTTTGGGCGTGGGCGGCGTGCTCCTAGGCAACCTCCTCGGCTATCTCCTTTCCCTTTATTTGGCCCTCCGCCCGGTGGACCTTCCCGGGGAGCTTTACTTCCTCACCCACCTGCCCGTGGAGATGCGCCTATCGGATTTCCTCTGGGTGAGCGGGGCAAGCCTTTTGGCCACTTTCCTTTCTGCTTTGCTGCCCCTCTTTCGCGCCCTAAGGGTCCAGCCTGGTGTCGTCTTGCGCTAG
- a CDS encoding DAK2 domain-containing protein, translating to MASLGPEELAEAFRYATDWFSVFVEELNALNVYPVPDGDTGTNMHLTLQSARRELDLADTSKMPEVARAIAYGSLLGARGNSGVILSQILRGFSEALRQKEVLDAPTLAEALRLGAETGYKAVMKPVEGTILTVARAAGEGARGEVLEEVLEHALKAAREALEETPELLPVLKQAGVVDAGGAGYVRFLEGLRGYLLRLPLPEPPKVERYAQTAFATEEFGYCTEFLMEGVEVPIERIREAVAPFGDSLLVVGAEGYVKGHIHTDDPDGLLATVARFGRMVRTKVEDMTEQHTEILAMAGAGEGAPPPTGLVAVALGHGPTRAFRSLGARVVAGGQTQNPSVEDLLAAIRSVASPKVILLPNNPNVFLAAERAAELAKEWGKEVHVLKTRTLGQGLAAAVRYLPEVEAEELLPEMEEAMRGAVTLEVTWASRDVELDGVKVLKDKPIGLLDGRLVLMGETPEEVLEGLIRLAQEGKEVLTLFLGPHASRERVEELAGKFPELVVEILPGGPDLYAYLGVLE from the coding sequence GTGGCTAGCCTGGGGCCGGAGGAGCTTGCCGAAGCCTTCCGCTACGCCACGGATTGGTTTTCCGTGTTCGTGGAGGAGCTCAACGCCCTCAACGTCTATCCCGTGCCCGATGGGGATACCGGAACCAACATGCACCTCACCCTCCAGTCCGCCCGGCGGGAGCTGGACCTGGCGGACACCTCCAAGATGCCCGAGGTGGCCCGGGCCATCGCCTACGGGAGCCTTTTGGGGGCCCGGGGGAATAGCGGGGTGATCCTTTCCCAAATCCTTAGGGGCTTTAGCGAGGCCCTCCGCCAAAAGGAGGTGCTGGATGCCCCCACCCTGGCCGAGGCCCTGCGCCTGGGGGCGGAAACCGGCTATAAGGCGGTGATGAAGCCGGTGGAGGGGACCATCCTCACCGTGGCCCGGGCTGCGGGGGAAGGGGCTAGAGGGGAGGTCCTCGAGGAAGTCCTGGAACATGCCCTTAAGGCCGCCCGGGAGGCGTTGGAAGAGACCCCGGAGCTCCTTCCCGTTTTGAAGCAGGCAGGGGTGGTGGACGCCGGGGGTGCGGGGTATGTGCGCTTTCTGGAGGGCCTACGGGGGTACCTCCTGAGGTTACCCCTGCCCGAGCCCCCCAAGGTGGAGCGCTACGCCCAGACCGCCTTCGCCACGGAGGAGTTCGGCTACTGCACCGAGTTCCTCATGGAGGGGGTGGAGGTGCCTATTGAGAGGATCCGGGAGGCGGTGGCCCCCTTTGGGGACTCCCTCTTGGTGGTGGGGGCCGAGGGGTACGTGAAGGGGCACATCCACACCGATGACCCCGATGGCCTCCTGGCCACCGTGGCCCGCTTCGGCCGCATGGTGCGCACCAAGGTGGAGGACATGACCGAGCAGCACACGGAGATCCTGGCCATGGCGGGGGCAGGGGAGGGGGCCCCGCCCCCCACGGGCCTGGTGGCCGTGGCCCTGGGGCATGGGCCCACCCGGGCCTTCCGCAGCCTGGGGGCCCGGGTGGTGGCGGGAGGGCAGACGCAAAACCCCAGCGTGGAGGACCTGCTTGCCGCCATCAGGAGCGTGGCCAGCCCCAAGGTGATCCTCCTTCCCAACAACCCCAACGTCTTTTTGGCGGCGGAGAGGGCGGCGGAACTGGCCAAGGAATGGGGTAAGGAGGTGCATGTGCTGAAAACCCGCACCCTGGGCCAGGGCCTAGCGGCCGCGGTGCGCTACCTCCCCGAGGTGGAAGCGGAGGAGCTCCTTCCGGAGATGGAGGAGGCCATGAGGGGGGCGGTGACCCTCGAGGTCACCTGGGCCAGCCGGGATGTTGAGTTGGACGGGGTTAAGGTCTTAAAGGACAAGCCCATCGGCCTCCTGGATGGGAGGCTGGTCCTCATGGGGGAAACCCCAGAGGAGGTGCTGGAGGGCCTCATCCGCCTGGCCCAGGAGGGCAAGGAGGTCCTCACCCTTTTCCTGGGCCCCCATGCTTCCCGGGAAAGGGTCGAGGAACTGGCGGGGAAGTTTCCAGAGCTGGTGGTGGAGATCCTCCCGGGAGGGCCTGACCTCTACGCCTATCTGGGGGTCTTGGAGTAG
- the fusA gene encoding elongation factor G, with amino-acid sequence MAVKVEYDLKRLRNIGIAAHIDAGKTTTTERILYYTGKIHKIGEVHEGAATMDFMEQERERGITITAAVTTCFWKDHRINIIDTPGHVDFTIEVERSMRVLDGAIVVFDSSQGVEPQSETVWRQAEKYKVPRIAFANKMDKTGADLWLVIRTMQERLGARPVVMQLPIGREDTFSGIIDVLRMKAYTYGNDLGTDIREIPIPEEYLPQAREYHEKLIEVAADFDENVMLKYLEGESPTEEELVAAIRKGTIDIQITPVFLGSALKNKGVQLLLDAVVDYLPSPLDIPPIKGTTPEGNEVEIYPDPEGPLAALAFKIMADPYVGRLTFIRVYSGTITSGSYVYNTTKGRKERVARLLRMHANHREEVEELRAGDLGAVVGLKETITGDTLVGEGAPRVVLESIEVPEPVIDVAIEPKTKADQDKLSQALARLAEEDPTFRVSTHPETGQTIISGMGELHLEIIVDRLKREFKVDAHVGKPQVAYRETITRPVDVEGKFIRQTGGRGQYGHVKIKAEPLPRGSGFEFVNAIVGGVIPKEYIPAVQKGIEEAMQSGPLIGFPVVDVKVTLYDGSYHEVDSSEMAFKIAGSMAIKEAVQKGDPVILEPIMRVEVTTPEEYMGDVIGDLNSRRGQILGMEPRGNAQVIRAYVPLAEMFGYATDLRSKTQGRGSFVMFFDHYQEVPKQVQEKLIKGQ; translated from the coding sequence ATGGCGGTTAAGGTAGAGTACGACCTAAAGAGGCTCCGCAACATCGGCATCGCCGCCCACATTGATGCCGGTAAGACCACCACCACCGAGCGCATCCTCTACTACACCGGCAAGATCCACAAGATCGGGGAGGTTCACGAGGGTGCGGCCACCATGGACTTCATGGAGCAGGAGCGGGAACGGGGCATCACCATCACCGCCGCCGTGACCACCTGCTTCTGGAAGGACCACCGCATCAACATCATCGACACCCCGGGCCACGTGGACTTCACCATTGAGGTGGAGCGCTCCATGCGGGTCTTGGACGGGGCCATCGTGGTCTTCGACTCCAGCCAGGGGGTGGAGCCCCAGTCGGAGACGGTTTGGCGCCAGGCGGAGAAGTACAAGGTTCCCCGCATCGCCTTTGCCAACAAGATGGACAAGACGGGGGCGGACCTTTGGCTGGTGATCCGCACCATGCAGGAGCGCCTGGGGGCCAGGCCGGTGGTGATGCAGCTTCCCATTGGCCGGGAGGACACCTTCTCGGGGATCATTGACGTCCTAAGGATGAAGGCCTACACCTACGGCAACGACTTGGGCACCGATATCCGCGAGATTCCCATTCCGGAAGAGTACCTCCCCCAGGCCCGGGAGTACCACGAGAAGCTCATCGAGGTGGCCGCCGACTTTGACGAAAACGTGATGCTCAAGTACCTGGAGGGGGAAAGCCCCACCGAGGAAGAGCTGGTGGCGGCCATCCGCAAGGGCACCATTGACATCCAGATCACCCCCGTGTTCCTGGGTTCGGCCCTTAAAAACAAGGGCGTACAGCTTCTTCTGGATGCGGTGGTGGATTACCTGCCCTCCCCCTTGGACATCCCCCCTATCAAGGGCACCACGCCCGAGGGGAACGAGGTGGAGATCTACCCCGACCCCGAGGGTCCCCTGGCGGCCTTGGCCTTCAAGATCATGGCCGACCCCTATGTGGGCCGCCTCACCTTCATCCGGGTTTACTCCGGCACCATCACTTCGGGCTCCTACGTGTACAACACCACCAAGGGCCGCAAGGAGCGGGTGGCCCGGCTCCTAAGGATGCACGCCAACCACCGGGAGGAGGTGGAGGAGCTTCGGGCCGGGGACCTGGGGGCGGTGGTGGGCCTTAAGGAGACCATCACCGGGGACACCTTGGTGGGAGAGGGTGCTCCCCGGGTGGTCTTGGAGTCCATAGAGGTACCCGAGCCCGTCATTGACGTGGCCATCGAGCCCAAGACCAAGGCGGACCAGGACAAGCTCTCCCAGGCCCTGGCCCGCCTGGCGGAGGAGGACCCCACCTTCCGGGTTTCCACCCACCCCGAGACCGGGCAGACCATCATCAGCGGGATGGGAGAGCTCCACCTGGAGATCATCGTGGACCGCCTGAAGCGGGAGTTTAAGGTGGACGCCCACGTGGGCAAGCCCCAGGTGGCCTACCGGGAGACCATCACCCGCCCCGTGGACGTGGAGGGCAAGTTCATCCGCCAGACGGGTGGCCGTGGCCAGTATGGCCATGTGAAGATCAAGGCCGAGCCTTTGCCTCGGGGGTCAGGCTTTGAGTTCGTCAACGCCATCGTGGGTGGGGTGATCCCCAAGGAGTACATTCCTGCCGTCCAGAAGGGGATTGAGGAGGCCATGCAGTCGGGTCCCCTGATCGGCTTCCCCGTGGTGGACGTGAAGGTCACCCTCTACGATGGCTCTTACCACGAGGTGGACTCCAGTGAGATGGCCTTCAAGATCGCCGGCTCCATGGCCATCAAGGAGGCGGTGCAGAAGGGGGATCCGGTGATCCTCGAGCCCATCATGCGGGTGGAGGTCACCACCCCTGAGGAGTACATGGGCGACGTCATCGGTGACCTGAACTCCCGCCGGGGCCAGATCCTGGGCATGGAGCCCAGGGGGAACGCCCAGGTGATCCGGGCCTATGTGCCCTTGGCGGAGATGTTCGGCTACGCCACCGATCTGCGTTCCAAGACCCAGGGTAGGGGCTCCTTCGTCATGTTCTTTGACCACTACCAGGAAGTCCCCAAGCAGGTGCAGGAGAAGCTCATCAAGGGGCAGTAA
- the tuf gene encoding elongation factor Tu: MAKGEFIRTKPHVNVGTIGHVDHGKTTLTAALTFVAAVENPNVEVKDYGEIDKAPEERARGITINTAHVEYETAKRHYSHVDCPGHADYIKNMITGAAQMDGAILVVSAADGPMPQTREHILLARQVGVPYIVVFMNKVDMVDDPELLDLVEMEVRDLLNQYEFPGDEVPVIRGSALLALEEMHRNPKTRRGENEWVDKIWELLDAIDEYIPTPVRDVDKPFLMPVEDVFTITGRGTVATGRIERGKVKVGDEVEIVGLASETRKTVVTGVEMHRKTLSEGIAGDNVGLLLRGVSREEVERGQVLAKPGSITPHTKFEASVYILKKEEGGRHTGFFTGYRPQFYFRTTDVTGVVELPAGVEMVMPGDNVTFTVELIKPVALEEGLRFAIREGGRTVGAGVVTKILE, from the coding sequence ATGGCCAAGGGCGAGTTTATCCGTACGAAGCCTCACGTGAACGTGGGGACGATTGGGCACGTGGACCACGGGAAGACGACGCTAACGGCGGCGTTGACGTTTGTGGCGGCGGTGGAGAACCCGAATGTGGAGGTGAAGGACTACGGGGAGATTGACAAGGCGCCGGAGGAGCGTGCGCGGGGGATTACGATTAACACGGCGCATGTGGAGTACGAGACGGCGAAGCGGCACTATTCGCACGTGGATTGTCCTGGGCACGCGGACTACATCAAGAACATGATCACGGGTGCGGCCCAGATGGACGGGGCGATTTTGGTGGTATCGGCGGCGGACGGGCCGATGCCGCAGACGCGGGAGCATATTCTTTTGGCTCGCCAGGTGGGGGTGCCGTACATCGTGGTGTTCATGAACAAGGTGGACATGGTGGACGACCCGGAGCTTTTGGACCTGGTGGAGATGGAGGTGCGGGACCTTTTGAACCAGTACGAGTTTCCTGGGGACGAGGTGCCGGTGATCCGGGGGAGCGCGTTGTTGGCGCTGGAGGAGATGCACCGGAACCCGAAGACGCGGCGTGGGGAGAACGAGTGGGTGGATAAGATTTGGGAGTTGTTGGACGCCATTGACGAGTACATCCCCACGCCGGTGCGGGATGTGGACAAGCCTTTTTTGATGCCGGTGGAGGACGTGTTTACGATTACGGGTCGTGGGACGGTGGCCACGGGGCGGATTGAGCGGGGGAAGGTGAAGGTTGGGGACGAGGTGGAGATTGTAGGTTTAGCTTCTGAGACGCGGAAGACGGTGGTGACGGGTGTGGAGATGCACCGTAAGACGCTTTCGGAGGGTATAGCTGGGGACAATGTGGGGTTGTTGTTGCGGGGTGTAAGCCGGGAGGAGGTGGAGCGGGGGCAGGTGTTGGCGAAGCCTGGGAGCATTACGCCGCACACCAAGTTTGAGGCCTCGGTGTACATCTTGAAGAAGGAGGAGGGGGGCCGGCACACGGGTTTTTTCACGGGATACCGGCCGCAGTTTTACTTTCGGACCACGGATGTGACCGGGGTGGTGGAGCTGCCGGCGGGTGTGGAGATGGTGATGCCTGGGGACAATGTGACGTTTACGGTGGAGCTGATCAAGCCGGTGGCCTTGGAGGAGGGTTTGCGGTTTGCCATTCGTGAGGGTGGGCGGACCGTGGGCGCCGGCGTGGTCACCAAGATCCTGGAGT
- a CDS encoding 3D domain-containing protein — MRGFLILLLFALAVAGAWAQSGVRKSMLLEATAYTSSVRETDSTPFITATGMRTRLGVLAVSPDLLKVLPYGTKVRLRDLGSVYGRGRGQFDYLFRDRVFVVADVMHPRMREKVDVWLPDRATALRFGRRLVELVVVEYPRR; from the coding sequence ATGCGGGGTTTCCTGATTCTGCTCCTCTTCGCCCTGGCCGTTGCCGGGGCTTGGGCCCAGTCTGGGGTACGAAAAAGCATGCTCCTCGAGGCCACCGCCTACACCTCCAGCGTCCGGGAAACCGACTCCACCCCCTTCATCACCGCCACAGGGATGCGCACCCGCCTGGGGGTTTTGGCGGTGAGCCCGGACCTCCTCAAGGTTTTGCCCTATGGTACCAAGGTGCGGCTTCGCGACCTGGGCTCGGTCTATGGCCGGGGCCGGGGACAGTTTGACTACCTGTTCCGGGATCGGGTCTTTGTGGTGGCCGACGTGATGCACCCCAGGATGCGGGAAAAGGTGGACGTTTGGCTTCCCGACCGGGCCACCGCCTTGCGCTTTGGCCGGAGGTTGGTGGAACTGGTGGTGGTGGAGTACCCCAGGCGCTAG
- a CDS encoding Asp23/Gls24 family envelope stress response protein produces the protein MAGRVTVTEGALASLLALAAHEVPGVVGMAPAGLKDQVVRILGRQEASEGVVVRQDPAHPGRYTADFYVVVAVGTRIPTVVESLAERVAYAAKKLAGVELSQVRVHVVGVGRG, from the coding sequence ATGGCCGGCCGTGTGACGGTAACCGAAGGCGCCTTGGCCTCCTTGTTGGCCCTGGCGGCGCACGAGGTGCCGGGGGTGGTGGGGATGGCCCCCGCGGGGCTTAAGGACCAGGTGGTGCGCATCCTAGGCCGGCAGGAGGCCAGCGAGGGGGTGGTGGTGCGCCAGGACCCGGCTCACCCTGGCCGGTACACCGCGGACTTCTACGTGGTGGTGGCGGTGGGGACCCGGATTCCCACGGTGGTGGAGTCCTTGGCGGAGCGGGTGGCCTATGCCGCCAAAAAGCTCGCGGGGGTGGAGCTTTCCCAGGTGCGGGTCCACGTGGTGGGGGTGGGGCGTGGCTAG